The following nucleotide sequence is from Pseudomonadota bacterium.
ACTAAATAACGGTGTGTGTCGCGAATTACAAATTCTAGGAACAATTCCATGCTGATTGCAGTCTTGTGAATCATAGCCGAGCTGGTAAGGTAGTGGCATGCGAGAACTCTTCGTCCTCCTTGCTCATCTTCTCACGACGCTGGTTAAGCTCTGCCGGCCCGGTGGACTTTATACTGTGGCGGCCGAGTCACTGCGCTCGCCTTCGAGCGGTCGTTTGGCGTCTACGATGGCGCGGTATCCGGCCTTTGCCACTGACTCCGCGAGGGCCTCCTCCGAGACCTTCGCATCCGCCACGACCGCCGCTGTGCCCTCCCTCCAGTCACCGACCTCAGCGCTCTCTATGCCGGGCACAAAGGGC
It contains:
- a CDS encoding heavy-metal-associated domain-containing protein yields the protein MPGIESAEVGDWREGTAAVVADAKVSEEALAESVAKAGYRAIVDAKRPLEGERSDSAATV